tattattattatgattatcattattattattattacgattatgattattatcattattattgtctAACGAACTTACGGCTTCCTGCGTAAAGAGTCATGAAACAAGAAAAAGTCAGAGATtgatcgttaaaaaatattacagatCGTCGAAAAGGTTTTGTACGAAGTTCTTAGCGACACCACCGTGCACTCGATCGTCACTATGCGAATTTTGTGAAATGACccacagatatatatatatataatagtaacaaTTCGATCGATCCGAATCGAATTAACGGGAAAAGTAGAAAttaggggagggagagagagagagatgggaaaaaattacaattttacgaGAAGAGAGAAGCAAATCTagcaaagtatatatatatgtgtgtatatatatatatatatacacatacacacacatatatactaCTAAGGAAAgtcgaaagaaacgaagggAACGTTCGTTGGAacggtaaaaaaagaaaaaaggtcgAAGCTTTTGCtgaacggagagagagagagaatggccAATTTACTTTCGAGAAAGTCAATGACAATTTCTCGAGGCAATCGAAATGATCTCGAGCTCGAGACACAGCGGCATGAGAACGGTGACCGTTTCGTCCCGATCCGTGCACCGTTAAACCAAACTCACTCGATCTCTACTGACCTCTCTATGAGTTTACGCATCTCCTCGGTGGTCATGCCGTCCTTGCCGCGAGCATTCACTGAAATAGAAAAACACACGGCACGATTGACACAACGGTAAACTACTACGACGACACGTAGCATGCAAATGTGTGGAAGCTAAACGattagagatagagagagatagagagagagagagagaaagagagatagataCACTGAGACCCCGCAGCGAGTCAGCGGTTCATTCTTGATCGCGTCGGTGACTCGCTCGGCATGcctatatattttctactgCTTAAAGAACGAGCAGCGGCGCGAAAGGGGATCCGGAGCGGAACGCAGCCTCTCTCGCCTCTCTCTGTTCTCGAGGAGAGACGGGCAGTTCCATTCCCCGAGGgggggcgagagagagagagggggaggtcCGTCGATTCGTCCCGCTTCGATCCCCCGGCTCGATCACCGGGTCTTTGTACTGACCGCCGTAGTTGCGGTTCACGAGTTGGTCGCGATCGCACTCCGCCTCGCTGATCTCGTTGCTCTCCTTGCTGTCGTTGAAACTCGAGTTGTTCTGGTCGTGGTTCCTTGGCGGGGGTGGGGGCGGTTCCGGTGATCCAGAGACGGGGATATTGCGGGCCGACCCTACGCTGCGACGTCCAACCGAGCCGCGGGATCCGTAGTGGTCGTAGGGAGCGCCGTACTGTCCGTACTGGGAGCCGTATTGATCCTCCTCGGGCGCGCAGTTGGCCGGGTCGTCGTACTCGGGGGAGAAGACGTTGTGGGTTCCGCTGCCGCCTCCTTGGGACGGGACTCGGGAGTAGCGACCGTTTTGACGCGGCTGCGGATCAAAGAGAATCGTTGTCGAGGGAGATCGGAGAAATAGGCGGATCGAGACGTACCATGGATTGAGATCCGGAGCGGCTGTGGGCGGAAGCGTTGGTGGGATGGCCAACGGGTGGCCCCATGGTGCCCGAGTGTCCGTTGCCTGGGTGTGGGAAGGTCTGGAATTGCATGGCCTTGCTGGGGTCCATCTCCTCGCGGAATCCAAGAAGGTGGAAGGTGGCGTAGGGGCAGATCTCGTCTTCCATGCCTGAAAGAAACGATCACCAAGGGTAGACACTGCAGTTATGGAACCGATCGAACTAATCTATTCATTGTCAAAACGGGATTATGATGTTTCACCATTTGCGTATCGGGTGGGTGTTCTTTTGGGTGCGTTCGCCTCGTGCAATGCtaactaagaaaaaaaatctggcGGGTACCTACGTATATTCTCGTTCCTACGTGTTtcccctcttcttctctcgtaCTCGCCCGTTACACAGAGAAACGTTTATAGgaggtatatttatatatatatatacgttatatatatacgcatgcACGTTAATCAATCGTGTCTCGAATCGTTCTACAGTTCCGTTGTTGTCGTTCGCTCGCTTCTGTCTCTCATCATAGAAACCGTTGTCCGACATTTTGGAAAGATGAAAGGAAAAATGCGCGGAGCGAGACAACAACACCGTCCCTGCATCCAAATCCTTCCGTATTCGTGAAAAAAGTAGGACGAATCGAAAGGGATGTGGTTACTTTTCGTGTTTACATTCGTATATATTTGCGAAAATAAAGGAGGAACAATGAGCGCAAAGCATGCGTGAATGCGTGCAAAACATCGAAGTGGGTAATAAATAGCGAATATTGCATGAGCACGGCGTGAACAACCGTGAAGAATCGGAACGGACTTACGAAGAAGACCGGTTATATACGCAATAGCTGGATAGCCGGTCGATAAGTTAGTTAACCGTGGTAGATGTCGCGATAGAGAGACGAAGGCTCGTGACGGCGACacggagaggagaaagagcGCTTCGTTCGGTTCTTTAACTCTACTTTTTACCAACCTCTGTGGGATAGACCCTCGGCACTGCCCATACGAGGTGGCGGTGGACATCTTCGGTTCGGCGCGCAATGATTCAATTCTTCGTACATATGTCGTCTTGGATCCCACGTCGAGTGGCTTCTTATCGAGCCTGTCCCACCTATCGAACATATACTACAAACGTCGTACGACTGACTGCCGCTTACCGATCTTCGGTTTCGCCCTTCTTATCGATTTCTTATCGATTCATCGGCGGGCGTGAACTGAGAGGGCGATCGTGGAAACGGAGACGCGTAGCAATGCGATAAGCGCAAATAAAATAagggaggagaaaaataaCCGTTCCCCGGCACATACATATCTCGATtacgtttaaatatatatatatatatatatatatatataatatatatatatatatatatatatatatatagtatatagagagagagagaaaaaatattttgaagcgAGGCAAACAACGAGACAAACTGGCAATGACTATGAATATCCAACTTGTGTACGAATTACGTGTTTGTGGAGAATGGGTGTGTATGTTTGTGTTTTCAACGTATCGTCATCCCGATTCGTTCGACGAGAATGGTGAGAAAGAATTCTAAGACTCGTGTATATCATATATCGTATacatattcgattcgatttctgGTGTGTCacgaatgaataatgaaatgtaataaataaaataaaagaagaaacggtAAACACTATCGTGCCGATGCGACAACATCTAATAAAcgataattggaatttttagcTAGAGATCGTATTGTTGGCAGTTGTGGCTTACTTATCACTGTACCTCGCTTGATGCGATCGCAGGTGTTATAATTGGATCCGGGAACAGGGGGCAATTTACGGTTGGGCGGGGCGATGTATCCAAGCTCGTCGCGCAGATCGGGCCTTCGTTTGTCCAGGGTTGCTCCGCCTACTCCGGTTTGTTGGTAAACCACGTCGTCTAAAAAATCGAACGGACACGTAGCAGCGTGCCGGTTAGTTCGCTATAGGAACTGCTCCGTGCGCTCGATACGGATCGAAGTGGTCGGGGGTCGATAACGACGTAATATCGATCGTCCCATCCGGCCGACTTCCATCTCTGTTTCGTAATTAACGattgtgtaaaataataaaaaaaaattggtataCATTGTCCCTCGTAATATTTCTCGTCGGCTGATGAGATACCTCGCAGCCGCGTTTGCTCCGGGCCCCGAGTTCTCCTAGACAATGCGACGCAAATCACCACTATCCCTACAATAATGACGACGATCGTCGCTCCGACCGGTACAACCACGTTCACGTCCAGCCAGCCGGGCAACCAAGGGAAATAACGCCTCACGTCCGTGCTGTCGTTATCGCCGTTCCGCACGGGGGGCGCGATCGTACCTGTTCGTTAAGACAGTgcagaaaagagagagggttACCTTTATCGCTACCATGGCCCTTCCCTCTGAGAACGCAGATCACGATGACGGCAACGATTATAACGAGAATAGCTGCTACCACGGGTACGACCAGATTTAAGTTAgccatgaaaattttcatcggaTCCTCGTCGTTGCCACCACCGTTCACGTCAGGTAGCTCTCGGGCCGGTGCAATGGTGCCTGGAACAAAAAATATGGCGACCGTTCAATCCAGCCACCATTAGCACCGGCTACGAGGTGCGCCGTTGccgttttccttccttttccttttttctttttctttctttctttctttctttctttctttctttcctatcCCCTCTTATCgccttcttattttatttacctcCGGTTACGGTCAGCGTTGCGAATTCGTACTCGGCAACCGCGAACCCAGCGTTATTGTGGGCGGTGACGCGCAAGTGGTACCACGTGGCAGGGACCAAATCCAGAACTACGAAGTTGCCGCCCGGTTTAACGTTGTTCGACACCTGGTTCCATTCCTGTTGGTTCCTGAATCACACGATCGACAATtatcgacgacgacgatttaTAGATTTCGCGTTCTCGTTTCCCCCTTACTTCTTCTTGTGCTCGACCACGAAGTAGATCATGGGGCAGCCGCCGTCGGACCACGCGTTCAAGTGCAGAGTGATGCTGTTCGTCGCCACCTCGATGAACCTTGCCGCCTCGGGGATGATCGGTTTCGAGCCTTTGGTGCGGGTGTTGAGCATGTCGGATGGGTCGCCGGTTCCGATTCTAAAATCGAGTCAACGTCTCTTTGCCTCCAATAATGCGAACAATTAATTACACGTTTGTTCCTTTGTTTATTTGTTCATTCACCTACCCGTTGTACGCGGTTACGTAGATCTGGTATCTCGAGCCGCACAACAAATTCTCCAAAGTGTACTTCTGCACCGTGGAGCTGATCTGCGCCGTGTCCCAGTCGCCGAATTCCGGCTTGTAGTGGATCGTGTATCCGTGGATCGGGGCGTTGTCCTGGGGGTGAGGGCGCACCTTCATCGTCAGCGAGTTGGTGGTGGTCGCGGTGAGGGTGATTTGGGGCGAGTGAGGGGGAGCTGCGAAGTCGAGTTGGTCGGTCGAGtttcgagaaacgagaaattcATCCTCGCGAGGGTGCTTTCTCACCGTGCACGATCAACTGGTGGGTGACGGTGTCGTGGCCGAACGTGTTTTCCACGTAGCAAGAGTATTCCCCGGCGTCGGTGCGGTCCACTTCCTTGATGAACAGGGATCCTTCGGGCAATTGTCGCAGTCTGTCGCTGGATTGGAGCACGGCGCCTCGCACTTTCCACGTCACCTCGGGCGCGGGCACGCCGACGGCCAAGCAGGGTAATTTCACGTCCTCCTTGTAGGTGGCCGTGAATTTGTCGTCGAACGACGCGATCTTCGCCGGTACTGAAACAGTTTTCGAAAAAAGGATTGTGACGGGCTCGtcgagaagaggagaggggaggggtggAGATACCTCGAACGCTGGGCGCCAGTGCGACGATCTTGGAAGCCTCTCCCTCGCCGATGTTCGTGCTCGCGGTCACCCAGAAGTCGTATCTGCGCGTCTTGTCCAATTCGGACGCCTCGTGGGTGAGCTGATTGGGCGGCACCTTCTGGCTGCTCGGCTCCTCCGCGTTGTCCGCCTTCGTGTAAACGGTGTACTGGGTGATGACGCCGTTCGGTTGGCTGGGTGGCCTCCACGAAACCAGGATCGATTCGGACGACATGACGAGAGCCTTGATCGCGATAGGCGCTTCGGGGGCTGTGTACACGATATGATTAGGAAAGGATGAGGATTTGCGCGTTCGAGAAAAGCGTCTCTCAGGCTTCTCACCGTCCTGCTCGGTTTGGCAGTGAATGGGCGCGGACTTGACACCGTCTCCGCCAGAAGTGAAAGCCAAGACTTGCATGCTGTAGTTCGTGTACTTCTTCAATCCGTGCAAAATGGTCTCGCTCGAGGAGGTGATCTTGGTGTCCTTGGTGTTCTCGTCGTACCAGGTGTCGGAGGGTCCGTAGATGACCTGGATGACGAGGGATGTAACATTCGAAGACTCGACTCGTGGACGGGTAAGGGAGAACTACAATCACCTTGTATCCGGTGATGACTCCATTCGCGGCGCTAAGGGGGGGCGACATCCAGGAGATCCTGATGGTCTGGGAGGTCAAGGTGGTGCAAGTGGTGTCGTGAGGGGGTTGCTCGGGTACGCCCTCGGCGGTGTGCTGCCTCCGCTCCTCGCTCATCGGCCCCGATCCCACTTTGTTGAACGCTTGCACGACCACGCTGTACTGGGTGTACGTCTTCAGGTTCATGATCTGCAGGTGGTGCTCCTTTCCGTCCTCCTTCGAGAAGTCCACGGTTTCGAACATGTACGGTTTCTCGGAGGAGGAGAGCCTGTAGCCGACGTAGTATCCAAGGATCTCGCCGTTCCAATCCTCGCGAGGGGGCGGTTTCCACGTTACCTGAGTCGAAAAGAATTCGTAGAGAGGAactgaagaaagaaagaaagggagactCGAAGCGGAGCCGGTACCTTGAGGGTGTGCTGGTCGAGGTCGTCGACGCGGATGGAGGTTGGCGGGCCGCTGGGCGCCTCCTCGGCAGTGATTATGGTGACCGTGTCGGACGGGTCGGACGCGCCTATTTCGTTCTCGGCCACGATTCTGAGGTGGTAGGTGGTGGCGGGTCTGAGATTGAACACTCCGGCTACGTTCTGCTGGGATCCGGGCACCAGAACTCTGTCGATATCGGTCTCCCACGAGCCTTTGCTGATCTTGTACTCGATCACGTAGCGCTTGATCGGGCTGTTCCCGTCGTAGGGCGCCGCCCAGGAAAGTTGAACCGAGCGTCCGGATTTGTCCAACACCTTCAAACCGTACGGAACCTCGGGTACCTCTGCGAGGAAACGTAATTCGTAATTCGTAAACGGGGGAGAAGGGGGCGGAGGGAGAGAATAGACTCGAACCTTGCACGATCATGTTGATACTCGTGTCGTCGCTTCCGAAAGCGTTGGTCGCCACGCAGGTGAAGAGGGCCGAGTCGCTTCTCTCGGTTCTCTTGATGCTCAGGTCGGACAGCACGCCGTTCGCCAATATTTCCTCCCGGATCGTGTAACGGGAATCGCTCTTCGGGTCCAGCCTCTTGTTGTTCATGTTCCAGAGGATGCCGATCGGTTTCTCGCCTTGGGCCTCGCATTGCAACACGGCCGGCTCCCCTCGTCGCGCGGTCTGGTTCTTCAGTTTGATCTCGAAGTGGGGCGGGGCTGAAGCGATCGACGAAGATTAGGGCGGAGAAAAGGGTGGAGGACGGACGACGGAATACCTTGAACCGAGATGAAGATAACAGCCGAGAGTCCCGCGCCGATCCCGTTCACAGCCTCGCAGAGATAGTAGCCTTCGTTCGTCTTCTGAATGTTGTTGATCGACAGGGTCCCGTCCTCCACGCTAATGTCCGGATTGCTCAATTTCAGGTCGGTGTAATCGCCCGGTGTGTCCCCTGTGAAACGGGGAATAGGGCAGACGCGCTCGGGGACAGACGCCAGGATGGATGGTCGATCACTTACCAGCGGCCTTCTTCCACGTGACCTGGGGCTTGGGGAAACCGTCGGCTTTGCACTCGACGCGAGCGTCAGAGCCTTGAGCGAATGCCTTGTCGGTGGGCTCCAGGATCCAGCGTGGTGGTACTGTTACAGAATAACCAGGTCATTCCACGTGTTCCCCGGCGTACCACCCGTACGGGGCAGTTAATCCGGGAGCCAGTCGCGCCTCGTCGTGACCTCGGGCCCTGACTTCTCTCCAacccctcttttttcctttctttcgaggGACGCGCGTTTCACTTTCCACGTTTCACGAGCCGAAGATCACGACAGGCTGTTTCCTCGCATGCTGGACGAAACGTCGCGGCTCGCCCCCGCAACTGCGACGAAAACAACGACGACGACATTGCATCTAAAGTCGTGCATGCGGGAGTGTGAGAAGAGATGAAGTGATCGTTACGACTACTTGCGCTACGAAAACGGGTGAAAGATGATGAACGTGCGCAAGAGatggagagacagagagaaggagagagagagagaaagctcGGCTCGGAGCCGAACGCCGTGCATGCAAGGGTTAGGTAAGGTTAGGCTGCTGCGTTACGGTCCGTCGTGCTGCGGCGAAAGAAGTCGGagaaagagtgagagagagtgagagaaagCTATCTATATTTCGTTAGactaaaaaaagaggaggcgGCATGCGTTGTTGTCAAAAGAAAGATACATCTGCTACCGCTACGAATGcatgtaaaaagaaatgaatacgAGGCGAGACGTGTGGTGAGAGGGGCGGTTAAGGTGGTGGGGTTAAAGGAGGCGAAGGGTTTCGTCGATAGGTTGGCGAGAGGGTGATTTTCGGGGGTTGATCGGATGGTCGGTCGGTCGTGTTGGAGGAGAGCAAGGACGCGTTGTAGCGCGACGGGGGAGGGGGTACGGTGCGGTGAGATAACAATAAATCGACACTCGAATGTGATCACGAGAGACACGCAGCTCGATCGCTGGGAGGGTGATCCtgagataaatagataatccGGCGATAGATCGCGACGATCCATCGATCGTTGTTCGGTGTTgtcgttgttattattattattattattatacgaatgATGGCTCGttgagttttcttttttcttttttctcaggGGAGAAGAGGGGGGAGCTGGTGAAGCACGTGACGCGCACGAGAGGACGAGAAttgtcgtatatatatatatatatatacatataatacgtGTATCCTGATCGTCGGTGGTGCCTGTTATCGCTCGTTGGAGATCGCGCGGCGAGAAAAAGCCAACTCGAAAGAAAAAGCCATACTCGATAGGTGTCGTCGAAGAATATTAGCGACGATGAGAGCATGACAACGAGACAGGGTGGTAACGATCGAACGATGCGAGATACTTAGCCAACAGATAAACGATGCGGGTCAAGCTGAACCAAATTGCTGGATGGAATGGGAGGGGAACGAAGTGGGCTCTTTCCTCGGGCTTGGGTGTAACTTTGGTTCCGCTACTCGGCTGAATAAGGCGGGAAATAGGAGCGGACACGCACGAGGGGTGAACGTAGAACGAGGGGGATCGGACACAAAACGTGGGTATGCATAATACACGCGGAATGACGAGATTGCGGAACGggggatagagagagagagagagataggatAAGTAGAAGTCAGAGatagcgagagaaagagagagagagagagagagagagagaggtacgGACGAAAGCTGTGAACGCGAAAACTCTTCCGCTGTGTGAACTGAAATCCAGAAAGCTTTCGccaaaaaaggaaagatttcGTTCGAGCGTTCGTTCTCGGCAACGACGAAGATGcattcaatcaaaattattattaaagccTGCGATAAATGAAACAATCTGAATCGGGGTTGTGAACTGCGCCGGGCTGTTGCGCTGTTGCGTCTCATCTCATTCTTATTCGTTCTTATTCACCGTTCAATCAATTATTCATCAATTATTGCACGATATTATTCATTCACCACGATATTATTCCCACATTACTCTGTTCCCTAACCGTGAACACGCAACGTCGCCTCGTGGATCGCTTTGCCGGACGGATTGGTTGCGATACACGTGTAACGTCCCGCGTGGTCCGGCGTTACAGGCTCGATCAGCATCATGCTCATCCGTGGCCCGAGTTTCCCGACGTTGTATCCCATGAATTGCGAGAGGGGCCGATCCTCGTGGGTCCAGGCGATGTCGATGGGGGTGTCGCCCGTCGCCACCATGCACGCCAGTTGGGCGGCCTGCCCCGCGTAAATCGGTTGGTCGCCAAAATCGAACGGACTGATCCGTGGCAGGACTGGAACGATGAGCATCCCCGGCTAGATCCACACCCACGCACACGCATACACACCCCCTCGATGGATCCACAGTCTCGTCGTCATTGATCATCGTCTACGCAACGGACTTCTTCCCGTCCCTCGGTCGCCGAGAGTCGCCTTTTCCTCTGCTTCCTCCTCCCCATCCGCGTGGGACGCACGCCCACGTTTTCGTCTCGGCAACGACGCGAGGGAAAGGATCGAGAAGAGGCAGACAgccggaaagagagagagagagagagagagagagacgagacGCAGTGCGCGCGTGAGCGTGTGTTACGAGTGTGTgggagaaaggagaaagagaattgGACGGGGAACGAAACGGGAGGGGAAGTTTAGCTCGTCCTGAACTACGGACAAATTACCTTTGATCATTGGTAGCCCAAGGATAACGAGAGTGGGGGACTGTGGTCCAAAAGCTACACTCGGCCGAGCGACCTACCTAAACGATGATGCTTCGAAACAAACGATGCGGGAAGATAATT
The DNA window shown above is from Apis cerana isolate GH-2021 linkage group LG4, AcerK_1.0, whole genome shotgun sequence and carries:
- the LOC108001865 gene encoding cell adhesion molecule Dscam2 isoform X42, whose product is MWLDPPGGGCNIPTYLTTMLLLAVLALTNVACAEDESMGPVFVKEPPNRVDFSNGTGAVVECQARGNPQPDIIWVRADGSAVGDVPGLRQVLPNGNLVFPPFRAEDYRQEVHAQVYSCLARSPAGSVHSRDVNVRAVVTQYYEAEVVSEYVIRGNAAILKCTIPSFVAEFVSVDSWVGSDGSTFKPTNDYDGKYLVLPSGELHIRDVGPEDGYKTYQCRTKHRLTGETRLSATKGRLVITEPVNGAKPRVASTAKYDVLTSHADGPVTMLCPAQGHPLPAFRWYKFIEGSSRRQPVQLNERVRQVSGTLIIREARVEDSGKYLCIVNNSVGGESVETVLTVTAPLGAEIEPSTQTIDFGRPATFTCNVRGNPIKTISWLKDGKPLGLEEAVLRIESVKKEDKGMYQCFVRNDQESAQATAELKLGGRFEPPQIRQAFAEETLQPGPSMFLKCVASGNPTPEITWELDGKRLSNTERLQVGQYVTVNGDVVSHLNISSTHTNDGGLYKCIAASKVGSAEHSARLNVYGLPFIRHMDKKAIVAGETLRVTCPVAGYPIESIVWERDTRVLPINRKQKVFPNGTLIIENVERMSDQATYTCVARNAQGYSARGTLEVQVMVAPQILPFAFGDEAASWGELVSVTCSVAKGDQPLEISWAFNGTPIGSHHGSDVVIGSTNKKNSVLTIESVAASHAGEYTCSASNRAGATTHSSRLTVNVPPRWILEPTDKAFAQGSDARVECKADGFPKPQVTWKKAAGDTPGDYTDLKLSNPDISVEDGTLSINNIQKTNEGYYLCEAVNGIGAGLSAVIFISVQAPPHFEIKLKNQTARRGEPAVLQCEAQGEKPIGILWNMNNKRLDPKSDSRYTIREEILANGVLSDLSIKRTERSDSALFTCVATNAFGSDDTSINMIVQEVPEVPYGLKVLDKSGRSVQLSWAAPYDGNSPIKRYVIEYKISKGSWETDIDRVLVPGSQQNVAGVFNLRPATTYHLRIVAENEIGASDPSDTVTIITAEEAPSGPPTSIRVDDLDQHTLKVTWKPPPREDWNGEILGYYVGYRLSSSEKPYMFETVDFSKEDGKEHHLQIMNLKTYTQYSVVVQAFNKVGSGPMSEERRQHTAEGVPEQPPHDTTCTTLTSQTIRISWMSPPLSAANGVITGYKVIYGPSDTWYDENTKDTKITSSSETILHGLKKYTNYSMQVLAFTSGGDGVKSAPIHCQTEQDAPEAPIAIKALVMSSESILVSWRPPSQPNGVITQYTVYTKADNAEEPSSQKVPPNQLTHEASELDKTRRYDFWVTASTNIGEGEASKIVALAPSVRVPAKIASFDDKFTATYKEDVKLPCLAVGVPAPEVTWKVRGAVLQSSDRLRQLPEGSLFIKEVDRTDAGEYSCYVENTFGHDTVTHQLIVHAPPHSPQITLTATTTNSLTMKVRPHPQDNAPIHGYTIHYKPEFGDWDTAQISSTVQKYTLENLLCGSRYQIYVTAYNGIGTGDPSDMLNTRTKGSKPIIPEAARFIEVATNSITLHLNAWSDGGCPMIYFVVEHKKKNQQEWNQVSNNVKPGGNFVVLDLVPATWYHLRVTAHNNAGFAVAEYEFATLTVTGGTIAPARELPDVNGGGNDEDPMKIFMANLNLVVPVVAAILVIIVAVIVICVLRGKGHGSDKDDVVYQQTGVGGATLDKRRPDLRDELGYIAPPNRKLPPVPGSNYNTCDRIKRGTVISGTGSIRSHSTWDPRRHMYEELNHCAPNRRCPPPPRMGSAEGLSHRGMEDEICPYATFHLLGFREEMDPSKAMQFQTFPHPGNGHSGTMGPPVGHPTNASAHSRSGSQSMPRQNGRYSRVPSQGGGSGTHNVFSPEYDDPANCAPEEDQYGSQYGQYGAPYDHYGSRGSVGRRSVGSARNIPVSGSPEPPPPPPRNHDQNNSSFNDSKESNEISEAECDRDQLVNRNYGVNARGKDGMTTEEMRKLIERNEAPSRQTGSGHGGHGGLLTPYDTVAV
- the LOC108001865 gene encoding cell adhesion molecule Dscam2 isoform X18, whose amino-acid sequence is MWLDPPGGGCNIPTYLTTMLLLAVLALTNVACAEDESMGPVFVKEPPNRVDFSNGTGAVVECQARGNPQPDIIWVRADGSAVGDVPGLRQVLPNGNLVFPPFRAEDYRQEVHAQVYSCLARSPAGSVHSRDVNVRAVVTQYYEAEVVSEYVIRGNAAILKCTIPSFVAEFVSVDSWVGSDGSTFKPTNDYDGKYLVLPSGELHIRDVGPEDGYKTYQCRTKHRLTGETRLSATKGRLVITEPVGSKAPAFQSDAKSVTYVRAARSSIAITCAAQASPPPTHRWYKFIEGSSRRQPVQLNERVRQVSGTLIIREARVEDSGKYLCIVNNSVGGESVETVLTVTAPLGAEIEPSTQTIDFGRPATFTCNVRGNPIKTISWLKDGKPLGLEEAVLRIESVKKEDKGMYQCFVRNDQESAQATAELKLGGRFEPPQIRQAFAEETLQPGPSMFLKCVASGNPTPEITWELDGKRLSNTERLQVGQYVTVNGDVVSHLNISSTHTNDGGLYKCIAASKVGSAEHSARLNVYGLPFIRHMDKKAIVAGETLRVTCPVAGYPIESIVWERDTRVLPINRKQKVFPNGTLIIENVERMSDQATYTCVARNAQGYSARGTLEVQVMVGPQLAPFTFGDEAANAGEMATVQCAVIKGDLPVRIAWSLNGRRIDREQSHEIPDIVVTRSSKRISTLTIDSVAARHAGEYSCTATNEAGSATHVSVLSVNVPPRWILEPTDKAFAQGSDARVECKADGFPKPQVTWKKAAGDTPGDYTDLKLSNPDISVEDGTLSINNIQKTNEGYYLCEAVNGIGAGLSAVIFISVQAPPHFEIKLKNQTARRGEPAVLQCEAQGEKPIGILWNMNNKRLDPKSDSRYTIREEILANGVLSDLSIKRTERSDSALFTCVATNAFGSDDTSINMIVQEVPEVPYGLKVLDKSGRSVQLSWAAPYDGNSPIKRYVIEYKISKGSWETDIDRVLVPGSQQNVAGVFNLRPATTYHLRIVAENEIGASDPSDTVTIITAEEAPSGPPTSIRVDDLDQHTLKVTWKPPPREDWNGEILGYYVGYRLSSSEKPYMFETVDFSKEDGKEHHLQIMNLKTYTQYSVVVQAFNKVGSGPMSEERRQHTAEGVPEQPPHDTTCTTLTSQTIRISWMSPPLSAANGVITGYKVIYGPSDTWYDENTKDTKITSSSETILHGLKKYTNYSMQVLAFTSGGDGVKSAPIHCQTEQDAPEAPIAIKALVMSSESILVSWRPPSQPNGVITQYTVYTKADNAEEPSSQKVPPNQLTHEASELDKTRRYDFWVTASTNIGEGEASKIVALAPSVRVPAKIASFDDKFTATYKEDVKLPCLAVGVPAPEVTWKVRGAVLQSSDRLRQLPEGSLFIKEVDRTDAGEYSCYVENTFGHDTVTHQLIVHAPPHSPQITLTATTTNSLTMKVRPHPQDNAPIHGYTIHYKPEFGDWDTAQISSTVQKYTLENLLCGSRYQIYVTAYNGIGTGDPSDMLNTRTKGSKPIIPEAARFIEVATNSITLHLNAWSDGGCPMIYFVVEHKKKNQQEWNQVSNNVKPGGNFVVLDLVPATWYHLRVTAHNNAGFAVAEYEFATLTVTGGTIAPPVRNGDNDSTDVRRYFPWLPGWLDVNVVVPVGATIVVIIVGIVVICVALSRRTRGPEQTRLRGISSADEKYYEGQYDVVYQQTGVGGATLDKRRPDLRDELGYIAPPNRKLPPVPGSNYNTCDRIKRGTVISGTGSIRSHSTWDPRRHMYEELNHCAPNRRCPPPPRMGSAEGLSHRGMEDEICPYATFHLLGFREEMDPSKAMQFQTFPHPGNGHSGTMGPPVGHPTNASAHSRSGSQSMPRQNGRYSRVPSQGGGSGTHNVFSPEYDDPANCAPEEDQYGSQYGQYGAPYDHYGSRGSVGRRSVGSARNIPVSGSPEPPPPPPRNHDQNNSSFNDSKESNEISEAECDRDQLVNRNYGVNARGKDGMTTEEMRKLIERNEAPSRQTGSGHGGHGGLLTPYDTVAV